ACACCCAAATAAAGAAAGTTCCAGCGTGAAACCTACAAGGGATGTAAGAGAAATTGCATTCCGAGGCTCTTTTAACTGACTTCAAGTCTATAACCCCGTCGTTTTTCCTCAAACAAACCAAACCCATTTCCTCGTCTCATAAAGATGGAAACGACCTAACACCCTCTTCCACCCCGAGGAGGTCCCATTGAAGGAGCAGCATGCCATAAAACGTCTGGACTGTCAGGCACTGGGACACCATTGTCGGCCAAGCATGAGGCATAAGCCCTACACAAAGACAAACTGCGTCAGCCAAGGGGGATGCCAGAACTTTGCCAAACAAACCCCCACCCcggcctccctccttctccatgtcCGCCTTCCCCAGAACGGTGTCAACCGCTGGCGCTTTGTCACTCACGCCGTTTATTAGTCCCGCACAGGAATCACTGCCGACATCCCATCGTTTCACACCCGAGCTACATAAATGTCacgtctttctctccatcccaacATTCCAGTCCAGGGAAGTGTGGTTACTTGGCGATGTGCGACTGGTACCAATCTACCAGGAGAGGCCATCATCATAGGACTTCTAGGGCACAACATTAACACTCACAGCAAAAGGGACCGATGGATTTAGAGAAACTGATGGTGGGGGTTTTTCTCCAGAAGGTTAAGTTGTCTCCAGACGCACACAATTCTTATTTTTAAGAGAGTTGGAGCCTACCAGGCAGTAGGCTAAAACAGGATAGGCATTTTTCACAGGTTTTGATCTGGTCTACGTACTAGGCCTACAGCTGAACATAGTTCCCTCATCGGGTTCCGAGGAGCTCTGGACGTCAACACAGAGCACAACGACAAGAGCTCAGAGCAGAGGGGCCGTTCCATTCAAAGGAGAATAGGTAGGATGGGAGGGCATAGAGGTATGCCAGTCTCAGTCagtctgcaccccccccccccccgctgctgGGAAAAGAGAGCCAGGAAACCAGACACGACTGTTATGACAGCAGTAGAGGGTTGTGGAGGAATCTACGAGGCCGACCGCTGTCCTCCCATAGACCAACCCATTGGATGGAAGTCAAGCGAAAAATAAACAGAGGAAACGTCATTGGTATCCACAGCTGTAAGGACGGAAAACTAGACTTCACCACGTTTGCCAAGAAGGCCAAATGAAACACATGTGGAGCCCTTCGAGGGTGGAGCTGCAAAACTccctttaaaagaaaaggctgttTTTTTCCCACAGCTGTCATTAAATGTCATTtaactctttctttccctctctcccctgtcctctatctctcattctgtctcatttacatttagtcatttagcagacgctcttatccagagcgacttacagtaagtacagggacattccccccgaagcaagtagggtgaagtgccttgcccaaggacacaacgtcatttggcacggctgggaattgaactggcaaccttctgattactagcccgactccctcaccgctcagccatctgactccctgtctccctctccccgggGCCTTTCTGTCATCTGCAGTGGGCTTCGTCTCTGTCTGAGTGCCTGATAACTATGCAAGGATTTAACCTAGCCATTGAACTGGTACCGTTTTCGTCTGAAATCCGCCCTTTTTTTGACTGACGTCAAAGGCCTGCTCTGAGGAATTTGGGGTGGAGAAGTAAGGAAACCAAGAATACCAGAATACTCTGTTTGGGGTCAACTAAACAAAAGCAAGAACAAAAAAACAGTTTCAATCATTTCTCTTAAGGGTTTAGGGTAGCAAATAGGCTCATGTGTTTACACTTTGACTCAAACCCACATACACTTGTTTTTATGGTATGTGATCTTCATACCTTTCCTCCAATTCATCCACTGTTTATGAAGCTGTAACAACCCACTGCGGCAGCCAAGAAAACACCAGGACTCCTTAAAACAAGCCCTTCTTAAACAAGACACCCGTGGGAGAAAAAAAGCTCCTCTTTACTTTCAAGATGTCTTTACTTACAATGGTACCGCCAGGTTTCTGATTGGGCGTTCAGGCTCCAGCTCCTCATCAGAGCCGCTGTCTGTGGCATCAGAGTCTATGGCCTGCTGGACACCTCGTAGCAGTGCCTGGGCATGGCAGGCAAATTCCTGAATCTCTGTCGAGgttgatggaggtgaggaggactcTGGTACGAGAGGCCACTGAACTCTACTGCCCGGGGTGGGGATCTGCACATGTACCAGGAGTGGGTCGGGCTTGGTGTCAACAGGAGCGGGCTGGGTCCCTGTCTTCTCCTGCCTGAGCCTGTTCTTCAGAGCGTCCAGCTGGATGCTGCAGTGGCGGCTGGCGTGATCCCCTAGCAGAGCCTGGAGCCTCCTCTGGATCCTCTCTGCCCTAAGAAGCAGAGCTGCCTGTCTGGAGATATGCCACTGGGTCTGGTCTCTCACTGCCCCCTGCACCACTTCAGCAGTCACGGGTTGATCCGGAGCCCTCGTTACCCAGGCTTGAGCTGAGGCAGGTTCCGCGCTAACAACACCCCGCTTTCCCTCCCTAGACACGGTAGGTGtcagcagagcagagctgtaCTGGCCCATGGTGTTACCCTGGTAATGTGGAGGAGACTGGGGGACATCAGGGCCATCTGCTTCACAGTGTTGAGGCTGCATCACCACATCTTGGCCACTGTGTTCAGGGATGGGCACAATGTACATGGCTTGCGTACCTGGTAAGGCTGCTGCCTGTGAATCCTTCAGGTTTTTGTTGAGAGAAATCAGGCTGAGAAGGGATCTAGAGAGGAGCACACTCTTGTACTGGCTGCTTGAGGCCTGTAGCAGGGGAGCTAGGATGGAGTTGGGGAACTCCAGGGAACCTTTGGTGCAGCAGGTGTCCAAGAAAGGCAAGGAGGAAAGGTTAAGCCACACCTTCTGAGAAAAGTTGTCCTCCATCAGTTTCACATGGGGGTCCAATTCAGGACTGAGCATGGCACCATCTGCCTCCATGTTGCTGGAGCTCAGAGGAGAAGGCAGGTGgattctgtgtctgtcttttgtGAGCTTGGTCAAGGCAGGGGCCATTCCCTCTGACCAGAGACTCTCTTCAAACAGAAAGGTGCTACTGCACCCGAACTTATGGTCCCTGTAAATAATAGGCAAAACAAATCCATCAGTTTAATGAAAATGTGGCTTTTAAATTAGTAGACTACACTATTAGATAGCAAACAATAGGCTACACGACGCTGTGACTATCATCATTAATAATGACTCAATGACACATGTTTAGCAAGCTCGTAACTTTGACATTagcgtacagtacagtactgtatctgactaaataaataaactgcaaattgctctctcaatctctcacaTTTAACTCAAATATGAATAGTTAACGTGTCGATGTCCTGTTCGAAAAGTGAGGGATACCACAGAACAACagaactacagtacagtatcacCTAAGTTAAAATTCGTTAAGAAACGTCTGGGAATAATATCCACTCACCCGATGAAAACCGACACTGTCGACTATTAGAAATCCAAATACTCGATCATATAGCCCAAATACTTGTCCTGTGCTGTATTCTTGAAACAGAACACACAATCTTAAAATCTGTGTAACATTAGTTTCAGGAAAGGTTAGATTTCTGAAAGTTAACGTGAGGTCAGTAATCCAGCTGGCTAGCTAAAAAATAACGAAGATATTTCGCTGGCTGACCCACTACCTAATTTCCAACTGCCGTGATAGAACGGCTGCTTGTTTCTGTAGCTGTTACAGTAGGGGCGTGGAACACCCGTGTGGGCGAGTCTATGCAAATGTTCCTGCAGGTTGGACCAATACAATGCAGTGCATTGCTCATTACAAATCTGGCTAAACTCTAATATCACGCGCTGCGCCTGTCTCTGGTAAAGAAACTTAAGATCTGGTCAAAATAGGATAGGATATGTTTTTTCGTGATGAATTGAAATATATGTAAAATTGGTATCCTTTTTGTAATCCATTCAGTCCTTGTAGCATGTTTCTTTTAAAGcacaagagaaacagagactatTGCACAAATGAAGTCATGTATTTCAAGGTATTCAGGTATTTTCATCCATCATTGCTGGTGCCCAATCGAAATAAAAATGGCACAATTGTTCAACATTTGGCATGCGTTTATTGTGTCAAAATACACAGTTAGTCAATTATAACACTAAGGCATTGCATTAACATGCATTCGATAATCAGACACTTTTATAGTGATGCCTACAAATAACACATAATCACTGGAAGTGCACAGTTCATTTCAGTGGTTCGTGGTTAGCAAGCAATATGGCATAATCTAAATTTTTATATTAGGCTACATATTATGCTGACATAATAATGCATCAATAACAGCAATACCATAGAAGATGGAACATCGTAAAATATGACGCTGTCTGTGTTCACAGGGCAGTGCAATGACAGAATTTCACACATGCAGAAAAGATCTGCTATGCAGGTAGGCCTATACCACAACTATGCATATCAGCGCATAAGATGTACACAAGCGTAACACAAAGTGAATTGATTCGTCCATATTCTTGATTTGTCAAATAAGAGTGTGATCGTGAAACCTACTTGCTGGTAGTCTGTCATAACGTCTTCAAAATATTTCTCAGCTTTGAGCAAAAATAAAAACAGCCCTCTGTTGAGTGTCTGACCAACCCCAAGGTTCATTGTAGTTGTCATTTAGAATGAGATGACTGTGTAGATGTCGACCCAGAGTTACAGTGGGGACATTTTGGATGAAGATATATAATTTTggcagaggatgtgtgtgtgtgtttatgaacaTATAGATAATATTTGATAGGGCCTACCTTATACCTCTCAGCTTCTTACATAATTCAGTATATGGTGGCTCATCAATCTCATGGAGTAAGGTCTAGGCTACTACAGGGGTGAAGGCTATTTTAGACCGTTTAATTCACACCATCTTATAGTGAGTTCTccaatattttttttgtatacATATAAGCAGCACGTCTACATTGCATTTTCAGCTGCGACCAAGCTCTATTGCTCTCTCGGTCGGTCAGTCGGTCGGTCCACAAAAACAGTACCCACCAAGACCTACTCACATCGTCATTAACTTGCGCATCTTTGAACAAACATAAACAGGCCTTTGTCGAAAGAGAGTCTGGCCAACCCCAAGGTTTATAGTAGTGCCTGTCACGTAGATCGAAATGACTGTGTAGGAAATGAAGAGATCAATGAATACATTGGTAAACATATTGGTGTAGTACGAAATTAATATATAAACGTGGCAGAGCAAGAAGAGCACCCCCTGCAGGATGCCTGTGATAGTGACTCGAATCTGACTGTCCAGTcgaggagagaagagacagccGGCTGCTGACATGCTTCTGATGTTTCTTTGCAGGTAGCAAGCTGTGGTGAAGCAGGAccccatcatcacacacagactgaaGAAGGTGTAGATACATTCCAGAATTATGCACGCAGCGTATACATTCATCAATGTGCTTCTGCTATTTCGGCTCCCATTTTCATCATCTGTCACATTGCTCAGTGTGACGTTGTAGTCGGTAGACCAAGTCCAAGGACTGGAATATCGTAAGACAAGAGTAACAATAAAGTTAATACAAACAAAAAGAACAGCCTATCGAAAACCAGGGCCGCGTAGATGATTGATGTAATGTTCTTCTTCGCCCAGATGAAGAATGCCATCTTGACAGGAACTATCTGGGTGAAATAAAAGAAAGCCAGCCACACAGAAGTTGACATGCTTGTTGACACAGTGTAGTACAAAATCCCCAAGGTAACGTAGAGGAGCATCCCATCATCATGGTCAACAAACTTAAATCCTATAAGAAagagcaggtacactgtgttGCAACAGACCAATGATTCAAGCAATATCTTCACCGGCTGTTTGGGTCCATCAATGTTGCTGGGTCGACAGATAATGCAGAAGGCGAAGAAAAAATTGGCAATTATGTTGCAAACACAGAGAGGCCAGTTGATTACAGAAAATGACAAGGTACTCATTGATAAGGTTCCCATTTCTAAAAAGTTAGAAGTTATTCTTGCAGTGGTTTGACTGATATGCTTGCTGTTGTGCCAGATACATATGCTTTATGTACTGTGGAActacagaaaaaaacattattttgtaGACAATTTACATTGGACATGTAAATTATCTGAATGTGACCCTGAAACCTAATAGGATCAGCACTGGCCTTAAACTGTGCCTGTACTAAACAAATGAGAGGGAATTGGTTTCAAGTTTCTGTAGCCAAGTGGTATAATGCACTACAACATAGTAATTCTACCACAttcagaatgttttttttgcgTGACTTCTCACGATTTAGTGCACAGGCGAACCATAAACTGCCTGTATTGGTCATTCATTCAGAGGATTTGCTTTCAGTTTTCTTCATACAGACTGAATCAGAACAAACTGCAGTGCAAGACTTTATTTAAATATAACATTTCCGACTAAAACGCCAGAATGAATACACCATTCATATACGAAGGAAGAAATTAATTACATAAAAGTATAATCTTAACTAAAATCGCAgactaaacagtacatgtttaCATACAAGCAATCAATCAAATCAGTTACATGGCACTGATAGTGTAatgaattcacacacacaggctttgaGTGACGTCTATGTCTACATTAACCTTCACCATACATACCAAAGATTCCAACACACAGAATAAATTAACACAACTCTTCTGTCATATTTTAACAATTACCTGGTGAACAATCCTTCAACAATTTACTGGACTTTACTCACAGGCTTTGAATCTTCATTTGaacaaaatgtaaaatattaAGACATTTCATCTATGTACAAATCACATCAGTGGCAAATAGTTATCAACAGACCAGACAGAAactgacacacgcacgcgcatgcacacaatCCAAACGTGCACGCTTCGCTTTCACAAACAAACGACCAGACAGACACTCAGTCGACTGCCCACCTGGACAGACAATGCAAATGTTCATGAAAGACCGATGCAAATGGTTCCCTCCATTCACGCATGTAGGCCTGGGAGTGACTGGCTGAAGGCAgatggtgtgtgggggggagggggggcggagtgAGCTAGAAGTAATCTCTCCGTCGTGAGTCATCACTAATGAAGGAGGGATTCCACTGAGCAGGATAGATACAGGAGTGGCGGGAGCCGGGCAAACCAGAGAAAGGGTACAGGCCGTTCCTCTCCAGGTCCGAGTTACGCAGAGCGGGCTGAAAGGCACGAGCGAGGGGTGAGCCAGAGCatgtggtgagggggagagagcgggggggggggggggggcaagagagagcaagagagcaagagagagagagaaagtatgtgttgtgtatgtgtccttGTTCTAGTCAAATGTCTACAACAACCAATGGTGACTGAATGGGCTTACTAAGAGTAGCGGTGATGATTGGACTATGCATCGCCCCAGTACTTACTGAGTAGTATATATCGGTCATCTGCAGCAGATTCTTGGTGCTGCCGTTCTCCTGCATCTCGATGGCCTCGCGGCCCCACTCCATGGACACTCTCGGGTTGCTCTTGGGAAACTCGGCGTAGGGAGACATCTGGAAATCTCCACTCTTGAAGATAATCTTGTTTATGTCGTTCTTGTCTTTCCTGTGACAAGATGAGAAGTTGTGATGTTATTGTTACGACGTGGTTGTCAAACCACGGTTGGTTTTGCCTGTCCCTGTACACTTACTTGCAGCAGGTGACAATGAGAGCAATGATGAGAATGAGGAGTAGAGCTCCCCCCGCTGGAGAAACGACCACAGCAATCAGCTTGTAAACTACAAACACAAGAAAAACACACGGTTCCTGAAAGGCTTATGAAAcaaccagggctgcgtttcccgataaagATGGATTGTAGCAACGATCAGGCAAAATaatgaaaccatcgatatttcttacacgcgtttcccaaacatgctcgtaaggagtaggctaatctatgcgctttcaagagctacgaattttcaagagacactttagctacggtgtctttgggaacggcccgtaaaactaagattcgtcatacgatggattctacgatcaacttaggcttacgacgctttcgggaaatgcAGCCCAGGCCATTAaacggctgtggctcagggggtagagagggttgtctgttaatcgcaaggttggcggttcgacccccgactcctcccaggccatgtgccgaagtatccttgagcaagactctgaaccccaagttgctcccgatgggcaggtcggcgccttgcatggtagctcgctgccgtcgttatgtgtgagtgagagtatgaaagggtgaatgagaggcaaacattgtaaagcgctttgagtgccgctaaggtagaaaatcgctatataaatgcagtccatttaccattaaACACAGCCGAAACAGGAAAATTCAGGAAATCGCCGTTATCATTTGATAGGTTGATGATATATAAGGCTCCACTTACAGTTCCCACAGTTAAATCCTCCAAATCCAAATGTGCACCTGAAAGTCCCAAACAATCAGACACAAAGTGGTGCTTTAGTACCAATCACGATATAGCACTGAGTGTATTTTGCCTTCGTGACTGGCACAGACACGGATGGGGAACCATTCTCAATGCTTACCGGACACACGTGCCATTTTCCAGTTTGCTGCCATCGCCACATTCTGTAACAATTAGCGATCGATCATCATCATACATCCGAAATCTGTGTAGGAACTCCCATGTCGTGACTTctaacctctgacccccaggcctCTAATCCCAAGCTCCAAGCTCTTACCTATACAGGACATGTCTCCGGGGTTGAGTTTAAAGTAGCCAGGTCGGCAGCGGCAGTACGCCGTCCCACTAGAGTCGGAGCAGTCGGAGCGCTCCGTGTCACACGGAACCTTCTGGGCCAGACACAGACTCTCCTCTGTCAAACAGAACGAGTTGAGGTCAGGGAGCCGGGCTTTAGAATGAACCACAATTCACATCAGGGAAGCAGAATGGTGAAATTGCATGTTTTTCCTTCACTTGGTGAAGTCGTCTGGCTTCATATGGAATCGTGGATTCATTTAGAAAGGGAGTTTATGGGAACTCATGGTCACATGACATTACTTTTGCAGCCTGAGAATGTGTATGATCTACAACcgtgggtgaggggaggtgtaCCGTGATAGGACAGCTGATGGTGGAGGACCAGTTGGCAGTGGGAGGAGGCGGAGCTACAGTTACTGAGGGTCGTCTGGATGCTGTGGTAGACCTGGGAGCTGGTGACCTCCGTGGAGGCGGAGAACATGTTGACAGCGGAGATGCGCAGGCCGTCCTCCTCTCTGGAACAAGACAGCAGGGAGGGTGAGGCCAGGCAGAGAGCACACAGCGACGGCATGGTGTCTCCTGAAGATGGCTTGAGATCAGCACATGGCTAAAGGGTCTTGCGTGTGAAAACAGCGAACAGGGTTTTAGTTTGTGAGGGGAACTGCAAATGTACCTTTTACGTAGAGTGGAGCGGCTGTAACCGGGCAGTGTAGACAGCGAGGCATTGAGCTAGAAGGAGAAAAAAGCAGGAGCAAAAGGGGGTCGTCACGTCCTGCACGTTGCGACACCGCTCTCCTGGCTGTGCATTCCTCCAGAACGTTCAACGAAACACAACATCTGTGGACATCCTAGCCTACCAGCTGGAGgatctctctctggatctcaTGCAGGGTGGTGCTCCTGGAGAGCAGGGGGTCAAAGCGGGGGTTGTTGACACGGAACGTCCCCAGGAATGTCTTGGCTGCGGAAGGACAAAAGGGCCCGAGGTTCAGCTAAATGACAGCTGCAGAATTCTCGATCCAACTGATTGCGATTGGCCAGACTGACTTCAGTCAGGAGACCGTGACCATTGGCGGCTCGGTTCAGCTTAGCAGGCCAGGCTAGGGCGGACAGCGTGTCCTTGATGTGGCCACTCGTACCAGCGACCCCGGGTTGGGGTGGCAGCCGTGTATACTCACCCCTGGTGCAGGTGCGTCCGTCCTCCAGGTCCAGCCCCAGGGGACACTCACAGCTGAAGGAGCCCCGGGTgttcacacacctggagaccagGGGGCACGGGTCATTCTGGCATTCGTCTACATctggaccaaacacacacacagccacacacagacacacacacacacagaggggcacAGTGTACACACATTACCTGAAATGTAAATGGGTTATTGAAATGCAGTCAAAATCCAAAGTGGATCCCCATGGTTCATGTTCCTGGTGTAACCCGAGCTTACCATCACCGCAGGTCGGTCCACTCCACGCTTGCAGACAGTGGCATGTGAAGTCGGTCTGACCGTGGgtcacacacatccctccattCACACAGGGGTTAGGAGAACATGCTCTGCCTGGAGGGGAACCACAAGTCAGCCCCATCGACCGAACAGGCTCGATTACCATACACATAAATACAATACCATACCCCCGAACTGTGTTAGTGTAGCCCGGTTGAGCTGATACTTTTCAGATGATTTAATCCGTTTGTTTACAGGTCCATGTTCATTTACATGAATGTTCATGGAGCAGAACGTGGAACCACCTACACGAAATAATCTATCCTGACATACAACAGGAAGACGCAGACATTTGTCATCCCATTGTAAACGGATCCCACAGTCCACTGACCTGCTGTGGGTGTCGACCTGACGTCCATCCGAGCGGTGGTGACCCCCACCTCCGTGGTGCCCCTTTCGGTGTCCCTGCTTGTGCTCGTGGTGAGTGCTAGCGTGCTTCTGGTGGGGGTGGTCCTGATGCTAAAGGCTGTGGTATGGTGGCTGTGGGTGGTGTGGTTGTCTGGAGTGGCGGTGGTGGTCTCCAGGTGCCTCAGGGTGGTGTCTGTTGGAGACTCCCCTGTGGAGGGCCTCTGGGTCTGAGTCTGCGTCTGGGTTCCACTGCCGCCTTGGTGCTGGGAGGTGGAGGCCGACGCCTGCTGGCCCAGGCTAGAGTCAGTGGTTGTGGAGGGGGTGGTGCGCTGGGTGTGGGCCTCCAAATGGGTGCTGCTACTAGGGGGCTCGACTGTCCAGGTGGTGACCAGAGGTGGGGTCGGGGTGGTTTCGGCAGCAGCCGTGGCCCTATGGGTTTCCTCATCCACCTCCGTGACCTGGGTCCTGTGTGTGGAGGCGCTGGGAGTAGTGGCCTGGGCCTCAGTGGCCAGTCCTAGCCTGGGGGTGTCTGAGGTGAAGGGGGGCTGACCAGACAAGAACCTGGACAGCGAGTCATCCACTGAGGTGACGACGTCTCTGCCCCTGGGTGGTGTGGTGGTCAGACCCAGCCTGGTTGTCTCCTCAACCCCGGCCGCCTGGGAGGTCATCCCTTCTGTCCTGCCCTGGCTCTGGGTGCCGAGATACCCTGTGGAAGAGTGTGTGGAGGTCCCGATGCTGCTGGAGGAACTCCCACCCAGCTGGGTGGTGTTG
The DNA window shown above is from Osmerus eperlanus chromosome 3, fOsmEpe2.1, whole genome shotgun sequence and carries:
- the LOC134016987 gene encoding uncharacterized protein LOC134016987; the encoded protein is MGTLSMSTLSFSVINWPLCVCNIIANFFFAFCIICRPSNIDGPKQPVKILLESLVCCNTVYLLFLIGFKFVDHDDGMLLYVTLGILYYTVSTSMSTSVWLAFFYFTQIVPVKMAFFIWAKKNITSIIYAALVFDRLFFLFVLTLLLLLSYDIPVLGLACYLQRNIRSMSAAGCLFSPRLDSQIRVTITGILQGVLFLLCHVYILISYYTNMFTNVFIDLFISYTVISIYVTGTTINLGVGQTLFRQRPVYVCSKMRKLMTM